The DNA region CCATCACGACCGCGGTCACGAGACACTGGGCGGCGGCCACGTCCGGCTGGCTCCAGTCGACCCGCCGCCACAGCGTCATCAGCCCGACGGCCATGCCCGCGGAGATGCCGAGGATCCCGACCAGCCGCCGCGGGACGACGCCGGCTATCAGGTCCGCCTCGACCGCCTCGAACCGGGCGGCGTGGAGGATCCCCAGCACGACGAGGAAGCCGAGGGCGGCGGTCAGCGCGACGGCGACCGGCGAGTCCGCGATGGCCACGCCGATCTCCTGGGTGCCGCCCTCGACGACCATCGGGATGCCGAAGAGGAAGGCGCCGACGACCGCCTCGCCGGCGTCACGCAGGTCGAAGGCGTCGTGGATCCGGCCGACGACGCGGGGCCTGTTCGCCCGGCGGGCCGTGCGCATCGCCTCGCGGACCCGCTCGCGCTCCTCCGGCCGGTCGACCAGCTCCTCCAGCTCCTCCAGGTCGTCGAGCACGTCGTCGATGTCCGGATCCGGGTCGCGGTCCGGGTCGTCGCCCGCGGCCCCGTCGCGGTCGGTCACGTCCGGACGAACGGCGGACCGCCTCAAAAGCGTGTGGCCGCGGCCGTCGGGCCGCGTCGACGGGGAGGAGAAGGGGTCCGCGCTCAGGCGGCGGCCTCGAAGGCCTCGCGGAAGTCGTCGGACTTCTCGATGACGCGCTCGGCGCCGGTCTCCAGCGCGTCCAGCGCGTCGGTGTTCTCGTCGGTCTTGATGGTCAGCACGGGGTCGGTCTGGCCCCCCGACTGCTCGGGGTTGACGTCGTAGGTCGCCGCCGTGATCCCCTCGGTCTCCAGCAGCGCGCCCTTCAGCACGTTCATGAACGTGTGGTCCTCGCCCGCGATCTCGATAGAGATCATCGTCGGCTCTTTCTCGATGACCCGCAGTTCCATACACGTGTCCAGCCCCCTCGCGCGCATGAAACTTACGTTCCTGGCGCCCGAGCCCCGCTCCCGCCACCTCGGGAGGAGCCCGAACACACGTTCCCGGCCCCGCCGACGGCGGCGGTCAGACCACCGCGTACACCATCAGCAGGCCGAAGTACAGCAACACCAGGATCGCCAGCGCCTTCAGCCGGAAACGGCCGAGCTGGCCGGACTCGGCCTCGTAGGCGTCCTCGTAGGCCGCCCGTTCGTCGTCGGTGAGTGCCGACCCGTGAGCCCGCCCGTGGTGCAGCGCGAGCAGTCCCTCGGACTCGAAGGGGCGCCCGCAGTACTCGCACTCGGCGGCCGTCTCCGCCGGCGGCACCTCGTAGGCGATGTCGTCGGCTCCGGGGCCGTCCGGTCCTCGGGTGTCGCCGCTCGCGTCCGACTCGTCGGGGTTGTCGCTCGCGCCGGCGGCGCCGGTGGGTGGTTGCTCGGTCATGTGAGGTAGGGGAGCGGCACGTCCGGTCGGGTGACGATCCAGAGGCTGGCCATCGTGTAGAAGACCATGACGGCGATGAACGGGTACTGGCTGCGGATCGCCTGCAGGCGGCCCGGGAACAGGTCGAAGGCGGTGACGTGGGCGGCGAGGATGGCCAGGAGGTGGCCGCCGAGCACGCCGGCGATGGCGACGCCGCCGAACCAGCCGGGGACGACGATCAGCGGGGGGTTCACCGTCGCCATCGGCGCGGTCACCGCCGCCACTAGGGCCGGGATCAGCGAGAGGAAGTAGCCCAGGAAGTGCGCGACGTGGTAGCCGGCGGCGATGGCCAGCAGCGGCGGGGCGAACCGCCGGGCGAGCGTCTCGCCGGCGACGTAGGTCGGAGCAGTCCGGCGGGCCAGTCGGGCAGCGAGCAGGTAGACGCCGAGAAAGAGCGCGAACCCGACGACCATCGCGCCGGGGTACAGCAGCGGGATGGGGTAGCCCAGGTTCACCAGCGAGCGGGCGAGCCACCGCCAGGCCGGCGTGGCGACGAACCCGTCGAAGGTGGTCACCCAGAGGACGGCGACGACGAACGCCGCCTCGTCGACCCCGTCCAGGCGGTCGCTCGTCAGCGCCGCGCCGGGGAGCCGCAGGGAGAGCGACCCGTCGGCGTCCCGTCCGACCGGCGCGACGGCGCCGTAGTAGCGGAACACCCGCGAGACGGGGTCGGCCTCGCGGAACCACGTCCCGGTCCCGTAGACGACCGCCCCCGCGAGCGTCACGACGGAGTAGGCGACGACCGTAATCGCGAGGACCCGCGGCTCGTCGGCCAGCGGGCTCAC from Halosimplex halophilum includes:
- a CDS encoding DUF2391 family protein, with protein sequence MTDRDGAAGDDPDRDPDPDIDDVLDDLEELEELVDRPEERERVREAMRTARRANRPRVVGRIHDAFDLRDAGEAVVGAFLFGIPMVVEGGTQEIGVAIADSPVAVALTAALGFLVVLGILHAARFEAVEADLIAGVVPRRLVGILGISAGMAVGLMTLWRRVDWSQPDVAAAQCLVTAVVMAVGASLGDVLPE
- a CDS encoding DNA-directed RNA polymerase subunit L → MELRVIEKEPTMISIEIAGEDHTFMNVLKGALLETEGITAATYDVNPEQSGGQTDPVLTIKTDENTDALDALETGAERVIEKSDDFREAFEAAA
- a CDS encoding C2H2-type zinc finger protein; the protein is MTEQPPTGAAGASDNPDESDASGDTRGPDGPGADDIAYEVPPAETAAECEYCGRPFESEGLLALHHGRAHGSALTDDERAAYEDAYEAESGQLGRFRLKALAILVLLYFGLLMVYAVV